In Zingiber officinale cultivar Zhangliang chromosome 1A, Zo_v1.1, whole genome shotgun sequence, a genomic segment contains:
- the LOC122009039 gene encoding dirigent protein 22-like gives MASSSFFFFFLPFALFATAIAASYSNPNGYMHLRFYNHERILGSGPNATVVYSVQRTTSSSVSGFGNVYVYDNLLRAGVETDSPIIGRNQGMGVGSSMAENSGLTNFQLVFTAGEYNGSSLALQGLFPVAPLGTVFERAITGGTGKFRLARGYLLTSEVHATNTTLTGQLDAYISFR, from the coding sequence ATGGCAtcctcctctttcttcttcttcttccttccctttgctctctttgccACCGCCATTGCTGCTTCCTATTCCAATCCCAACGGCTACATGCACCTGCGTTTCTACAACCACGAGAGGATCCTCGGCTCCGGACCCAACGCCACCGTCGTCTACTCAGTCCAGcgcaccacctcctcctccgtctCCGGATTCGGCAACGTCTACGTCTACGACAACCTTCTCCGAGCCGGGGTCGAGACCGACTCGCCTATTATCGGTCGGAATCAGGGCATGGGGGTCGGGTCGAGCATGGCCGAGAACTCCGGCCTCACCAACTTCCAGCTGGTTTTCACCGCCGGCGAGTACAACGGCAGCTCTCTCGCCCTGCAGGGGTTGTTCCCGGTGGCCCCGCTGGGGACCGTGTTCGAACGGGCCATCACCGGCGGCACCGGAAAATTCCGGTTGGCTAGAGGCTACCTCCTGACCTCTGAAGTTCATGCGACGAACACAACCCTCACCGGACAACTCGACGCTTACATCAGCTTCCGTTGA